The following is a genomic window from bacterium.
GCACGCCGTTGCCGCTGTTGCCGTCCTGGTCGATCAGGCGGAAGGGGTTCGACCCGGGCAGGGTGTTGGACCCGGGGGCGCCGGTCGCGTCGTGATTGACCGCGGAGCTGTGGCAGCCGCTGCACGCGACGCCCTTGACGCCGTGGCCGGCCGCGCCGTACTCGGCGACCGAGCCGGCGGCGTCGACCTTGGACTGCGTCCAGTCGCGCATCGCGAAGTTGTTCACGTCGCCGTCGACGGGGCTGCCGCCGCTCTCGCCGTGGCAGATATCGCAGCTCATCGTGGTCGCGCTCCAGGCGACGCTGTTGCCGCCGTGGCAGTTCGTCGTCGAGCAGGTCCCCGCCGAGTAGGTGAAGGTGTTGAGCGCCCCGTTGGCCGCGTTCGGCGCGGCGTTGTACGTGGCGTTGACGTGGACGACGAAGCCGCCCGGGCTCGCGATCGCGCTGTTGCCGGAGACCGTCGCGCTGTGGCAGGTCAGGCATTCCGTGTACCCCTGCGCCTCGTGCCGCGCGTGCTTGTTCGCCTTCGGCGTGCCCTCGACGGACGTCCCGTCGGCGTACGCGGGGGGCGCGCCGTGGCAGACCGCGCACGTCGCGCCCGAGACGTTCCAGGCCACCGCGGTGTTCGGCGCGATCGTGAACGGCTTGGTGCGGTCGGTGCCCGGGCTGTGGCAGTAGGTGTTGTTGCACGCCCCGAACCCGGAGCCGACGACGGCGTCGCCGAGGTACGCGCTCACCGGCGGCGCGCTCGAGTTCGTGTGCAGCCGCGCGTCGCTCCCGTCGAAGGCGACGTCCGCCGAGTAGTTCACGTGCGCCGGCAGACTCGTGACGCTCGTGCCGTTGGTCGTCGTCGCGTAGTGGCAGAGGTTGCACGCGAGGCTGTACCCGGCCGGCACCTGCGCCGTGTTGCCGGCGTGGACGATGTGCGCGTTGCTGCGCGGCGGCGCGGCGGCCGTCCGCCCGTGGCAGGTGCCGCAGGCGCCGGTCGAGGGGGTGTCCCAGACCGGCGTCGTGTCGCTGCCGCCGTTGGACGCCGGGAACGGGCTGTCCGCGCCGTGGCAGTACAGGCCGATGCAGGTGGCGTAGCGGAAGGTCGCGCCGCCGTCGGTCTGCCCGTACTTGACCACGAGGTCGCTGCCACTCTGCGAGCCGAGGACGCCGCCGGGCTCGCCCGTTGTGCTGCCGGGCGTGAAGGCGATGTCGACGGCGCCGTTGAGGTGCTGCGTGCTCGCCCAGGCCGGGTGGCACTGGGCGCAGGCGAAGTTGTAGCCGCCGTCGGCGATCTCGTCGACGTGCTTCGCGTGGGCGTTCGGCAGGTCGCCGGCGTTGTACGTGGAGTCGTCGGTGTGGCAGGTCGCACACGACGGCGTGTTCTCGTTGCCGCCGTCCCAGCCGACGGTGCCCGCCCCCGGGCCGTACGCCGGCGTCGGCTTCTCGTAGTGGCAGTCCATCCCGGAGCAGGTCTTCGTCCCCTGGTTGTAGGTGCCGTTCGTGTGCACGTCGTTGGCGCCGGCGAGGTCGCTGACCCCGTCGATGCGCTTGTACGTCCCCACGTTGAAGCCGTCGTTGATCAGGTCGACCTGGGTCGCCGGGCTGCCGGTGGTGTTGGTCTCGTGCCCGATGCCGCCCGGGTTCGGGTGGCAGTAGGCGCACATCGCGATCTGGTCCTCCGGGCTGGTCGCCGAGAAGTTCTCCTTGGCGACGAGCAGCGCGATGTGCGCGGTGTGCGAGCCGACCTCCGTGTCGGCGTAGGCGTTCTGCGGCGTCTGGCCGCTGTTGTTGGCGGGGTTTCCGTCCGGCCAGATCTGCCCGGTCGTCTCGTTGCCGTGGCAGCGCGCGCAACTTCCCTGGAAGCTTTCCGAGTGGGAGTGGCACGCCATGCAGGCGCTGCCGGTGCGGCCCTGGAAGTGGTTGCCGTTCACGGCCTCGCCGGGCGGAGTCGTGTCGGGGTGCGCCATGGTGTCGCCGGACCCGCGGTGGCAGGCGTCGCACACGCCGTCGTTCGTCCCCGTCGTCGGGTCGAGGCCGGTCAGGTCGCCGGCGCCCGAGGCAAAACCGCTGACCGCCACGGGGTTCGACGTCCCGCCGAGGTGCCCATCCAGCGTCGGGAGGACCATCGCGACCTTGGGGGTCCCGTGCGGGTCGTGGCAGGCGTCGCACTGGTAGCCGGGGTTCGTGGCGTACGCGGAGGCGCTGTCGCCGTAGGCGGGGAAGGCCTGGGGCGCCAGCCCGTTCGTGTTGTAGTGGTTGTTCACGCCGCCGGAGTGCACCGTCGCCTTGGCGACCGAGTTGTAGAGCGTCGGCGTCCCGCCGGCGTTCGGCAGGGTGACGCCCGTGCCGCCGACCTTGTGGCAGCCGAGGCAGAACTCGCTGTTCGTCGTGGTGTAGGCCAGTGCCGGGCTCTCCGCCGGGATCGTCTCGAGGCGGGTCTGGCCGAGCGCGCCGGTGATGTGCTGCGCGTTCTCGGTGTGGCAGATCTGGCAGGCGTAGCCGGGTCCGCTCTGGCCATGGAGCGTCGCGCTGAACGCGGCACTGTTGCCGTGGCCGTTCGCCGCGTAGAACGAGTCCTTCGCCGGGGCCGCCGTCCCGGTCCCGTCCGCGTACTGCGTCGCCGGGGACGCGGTGTTGTGGCAGAGGAGGCAGTCCGTGATCCGGGTGGCCGTCGGCCAGTTCGTCTTGGCAACCGTGGCGCCGACGCTGCCGCCGACGGTGGCCGTGGAGTGGCAGCGGTTGCAGACGTCCGTCGACGCCAGCGTCGCGACCGTGCCGGGCTGCGCGTAGCCCAGGGCGTAGAACGCGTCGCGACCGTTGCGGTCGAGGCCCTCGAAATCTAGCGCAAAGCTGCCGTTGACGTGGCTGCGCGAGGGGAAGTCCGCGCGGCCCTGGTCCGGCGCCGTCCCGGGCTCATCGCCGCCGGGGCTGCCGCCGTGGCAGTTCTCGCAGGAACCGGTCAGCGTGTACGAGCCGTGACAGATGTTGCAGCGGTTGGCGTGGGTCTGGATCCCGGGCCCCCACGAGGGGTTGCCCGTCTTGCCGGCCATGTGGGTGGCGTGCGCGCCCTGGGTGAGGGGCTGCTTGAAGGTGTCATCGTTCTCGGTGTCGACGTCGTGGCAGTCGCCGCAGGAGCCGGTGGTGTAGCTGTTCCACACCGGGCTCACGTCGATCCCCTGCGTCAGGGCGCCGAAGTCCGCGCCGTGGCAGTACAGGTTCGTGCAGGTCGTGTTCGCCCCCGTGCCGTACTTCACCGCGGTGCTCGTCGGCGTCATGGCCTCGTCGGTTGTGTTGCCGTCGAAGTTCCGGTTCGGGCTGCCCGCGGGGCTCAGGCCGATGGAGCCGTCGACGTGCGCCGTCGTGTAGCCGGTCACGTCGTGGCAGTACGCGCAGGGGTAGTCGAGCCCCTGCCACGCACTCGGCGGCGCGATGCCGCCCACGTGGGTGATGTGGGCATCCGGCAGGTCGCCGTCGGCGAAGTTGGCGGTGGCGTTGCCGTGGACATAGGCCCGCGTCGGGTAGGTCACGGAGTTGACGACGCCGCGGGTGAAGTGGCAGCTCTCGCAGTTCGGCGCGACCGAGTCGCCGCTGTCCCAGCCGCTGGCGTAGGCGGGGATGGACGACGGCGACGGCGTCGGCTTCTCGTAGTGGCAGTCCGAGGCGCTGCAGGTGCGCGCCGTGTTGTTGTAGGCCGCGGCCGTGTGGCCGTCGAGCGTCATCGTCAGGTCCGCCGCCGCGTCGATCCTGCCGAACGTGCCCGCGTTCCCCGCGTAGCTGTCGTTGAGGACGTCGACGCGGTTGACCGGGTTGGTCGGCACGCCGGCGGAGTTGTTGCGGTGCAGCGCGCTCCCCGGGGCCGGGTGACAGTAGGCGCACATGGCCGTCTGGTCGGCCTGGCTCAGCGTGAAGCCCTCGCGCGCCCGCAGCGCCGCGATGTGCGTTTCGTGCGAGCCGGCGTCGTCGTCGAAGTAGTAGCTGCCGCGCGGGGGCGGCGACGGGTTCGCGTCCGGCCAGGGCGGCACGGTGCCGTCCGGCCACGCCGTGCCGGCGACGCGGTTGCCGTGGCAGAGGGCGCAGCCGGCAGGCTGGCCCCACGCGGCCGCCGGGTGGCAGCCGGTCGTCATGTCGCCGCAGGTGCCCCCCGTCCACAAGAAGCCCTGGTCCGTGGAGGCGGTCCCGGCGCGCCAGTAGGGGGCGGTGTCAACCGTCGCCGCCATGCCCGCGTCGGAGCGGACCGGTGAGGACTGTGCCGGCCCCTGGGCGTGGAGGGCGTGGTTCGCGTTGTCGTTCGGGTGGCAGGAGGTGCAGGCCAGCGCGGCGTGCGCTGTCCCGGTGTGCCGCCCGCCCGCCGCCGGCGAGTTCGGCCGCCCGGTCGTCAGCCCCGCCGTGCCGTGGCAGGCGTCGCAGTAGGGCGCCCGGGTGTTGGCGCCGGCGTCGCGGTAGAGCCTGTCGTCCCAGTCGGGGACCCACGTCGTGCCGTTGCCGTGACAGTACGTCGTCGAGCAGGTGCTCGCGCTGGCGTCGAACGTTCCGCCCGCGACAAAGTTTCCGTCGAAGACGACGTTGGTGCTCTTGTCGAGGTTCTCGTGGATGAACGTCGACGTGCCGCCGTCCCAGCGGTTGTTCGGGTGGCAGTTCGTGCAGGCGTAGGCGTAGCCGAGCGTGGGCGCGGACTGGGTGCCGGCGTGCAGCGGGTGCTCGTCGGCCGTCGGGCTCGTCGCCGGCCAGGAGTTGGCGAGATTGCCGTCGGCCGTGCCGTTGTTGTGGCAGTCCGTGCAGGAGTTGGCCGTGGGCACCGTGTTCCAGGTGATCGGGGCGGCGGTGAAGCGCCGACCGCTGTGGCAGCTGACGTTGTCGCAGGTCTTGCTCGCTTCGGTCCAGCCGAAGGTCACGGCGTTCGCCGCGGCGGTCCCGTTGAAGTGCCCGCCGGCCGAGACGTCCTTCGTGCGGTCGACGTGCTGGCCGCTGGAGACGTTGATCGTCGTGCCGTCGGTGGTCGTCGTGTAGTGGCAGTTCTCGCAGCCGACGTTCTTGCCGACGTGCCGGGCGTGGTTGCCGGCCGCGTCGTTCGGGTACCAGCGGCCGACGCCGTCGCCGTTGCCGTCGCCGTGGCAGGCGTCGCACTTGAGGTCGTTGACGAAGTAGTCCGGGGTGTTGAAGCCCGTCATCCAGACCGCCGTGCCGACGGCGCTGGTCGACGAGCCGTTGGAGTGGCAGTAGATCTGGGAGCAGCGGAAGCCGTTGGCGGCGGGGTCCCAGGTGTAGTTGGGGGTGGCCTGCGGGACCGGGTCGGCCGGGTTGAAGGCGGTCGCCGACGGGTTCCAGCTCGGGTCGAACCAGATCGAGCGGTACGTGTTCGGGCTCGAGCGGTGCGTCAGCCCGTTCGTCCCCTGGTAGTGGCACATGCGGCACGAGAAGTTGTAGCCGGGGCTGACGCCGGTCGGGAGGCCGGCGTGGCGCTGGTGGGGCGTGCGGCCCTCGTTGTAGTAGGGGTCCACGAGGTAGTAGTCCGCGACGCCGGTGCCGAGGCTGTTCGGCGGGTAGCCGTGGCACGAGTTGCAGGTGCCGCCCGCGCCGCCGAAGGAGCCGCCGGTGGTCGTGTCATCGTGGTCGTGGCAGCCCGTGCAGGACGACAGCGGCAGCTGGTCCTGCCCGCTGTGGTGGTTGTTCGACATCAGCGTGCTCAGCGGCGTGACGTCCGTCCCGTCCTGCGACTTCACCCCCGCGTGGCAGACGCCGTTGTCGCAGATGCCCGCGGCGCTGACGTGCGGCGCGCTGTTGTCGTTGATGTAGTAGTCGAAGTCCGTCGTGTTGCTGTTGTGCTCGAAGATGGTCAGCTCGGTCGAGCCCGTGGAGCGGTTCGGCAGCTGCTGGGGGATCATCATGATGTTGCTGGTCGCGCCGACGCCCTCGGCGTGCTCGTCGTGGCAGTCGACGCAGCCGACGCTCGAGCCGCCCGGGTTGTGCGCGATCTTCTCGCCGTGGCAGGTGTAGCAGATCGAGCGCTGCGACTTGCCGTAGCTCGAGAGCTGCGGGTCCGGCACCGAGGCGAACATCTTGCCCGCCCGCGTGTCCGTGTACGGCGAGTCGTGTTGCGCGTTGACGGTGTGGCAGTTGCCGCAGCCGAAGTTCAACGTCCTGCCCGTCGAGGAGGTCGGCATCCCGTGGCCGTGCCGCGTGAACGTGTTCTGCCCCGGCCCGTCCCCGGTGTACCCGGCGGCGTCGCCCGGGTAGTGGCAGGCCGACGTGCAGTCCGTGCCGACGTCCAGCGCCGTCTCGAGGGCGCCCGTGCCGTTGACGTGCTCGTGCCCGTCGTTGAAGAGCTTCTGCTTGCTCGAGTAGTGCGTGTCGTGGCAGGAGCGGCACTGGTCGTTGCCGCCGGCGGCCGTCGTCTTCAGCTGGGTGCCGTCGTCCTCGACGATCGGCCCGCTGCCGCCGCTGCCCACCGGGACGCCGTCCGCGTGCGCCGACGTCGCGTTGAGGTGCACGTCGTTCGCCGCGCCGGTCCCCTTCACGCGCGGCGCGGTGTTGCCGTGGCAGACCCGGCAGAGCGGGTCGTACTGGTTCGCCGCTGTCACGCTGCGGAGCATGTAGGGGTTGTACGCGTAGGCCGCCCGCCCGTGCTCCGGGTACTTGTTCCCGAACTCCGCGCTCAGCCCCGAGGTCGCCGGGTTGCCGTCCGTGCTCTCGTCCACCCCCGGGGTGCTGACGTCGTCGCGCCCGTCGCCCAATCCCTCGACGTCGTGGCAGTCGACGCAGTCCAGCTCGTTCTGGTACGAGGTGCCCCACGTGCTCGTGTACTCGTGGCTGGTGTCGACGCCGGTGGCGAAGTTCTTTCCGACGGGGTGCATCGAGGCCTTCCCGGAGAAGTGGCCGAGGACGGCCTTCATGCTGTTGCGCGTGCCGATGTTGTGGCAGTAGGTGCAGCCGAACTGCGCCGGGACGGTCGGGGTCACCGGGTTGTAGGCCACCTTCATGTCGATCACCGTGCGCGAGGTGCGGTTGATGAAGCTCGTGTTCGGCTCGCCTTCCTCGGCGTCCAGCGTGTGGCAGGAGTAGCAGCCGAGCCCCTCCTGGACGTAGTGGAGGGCGGCCGCCGGGCGCACCTCTCCCGCGAGCAGCCACGCGAGCGCCATGACCGCCGGCAGCCAGGGCATCGCGGTTTGGGCGATGCGGCGGTATCTGCCGCCCTCGTGCTGCCGGTCTTCGCGCCTCATGAAACCCTCCCCTTCAGCGTGAAACCAATCGCCGGCTGCCCCCCCGACCCCACGGTGGGGACAACCTCGATCGAATACCTATACGGCCGTCGGCCGCTTCCCGTTACCTCGGATCAAACGCCCCCTAGTTGTGGCACCGCTTGCACAACGTCTCGCTCCGCTCGTCCCGGAGCATCGAATTGTTGGGATACGAACCGTCCACCGTGCTCGTGCCGTGCGGGTTGTGGCAGGAAATGCACACCGCGTAGTCGAAGTTGGTCACCCCATCCGCCGGCCAGTCCGGAGCGTTTGTGGACAGGTGCACGTCGATCGGGAAGACGACACCCTGGCCGTTCAGGACGGAGCCCTGCTTGCCGAAGCGCACCACCCCCGGCGCCGGGATCACATCGTCCTGGTTGTGGCGGTGCCGGCCCTTCGAGGAGTGGCACTGGTACGCGCAGCCGTTGTCGAGCGTGAGCTGCACGTTCCAGTCCGGCGTGGAGGTCCCGATGTAGGTCGCGTTCAGGTGCGCCGTGTTCACGTTCTTGTTCTGCTTCAATTCCACGGAGTTGAGCGTGCCATCGAGGTGCGTCCCGGTGGGGATGGCGATGTTGTGGCAGTCCGTGCACTCCGCGTTCATCGACAGCATCGGCTGGCCCACGCTGTCAACCGGCGTGTTCCGCGCCGTCCCGTTCGCGCCGTGGCCGTTCACGTTGAAGCCGTACAGCCCGTCGTCGTAGGGCTTCGGGTCCATGCCGTCGCCATCGGGCTTGACGCCGTCGCCCATCACGTTGGGAGCGGCGGCCTTGGGGCCGGTGCCGTCGGGATCGTAGCCGACGCCGGTCCAGGTGCCGTCCCAGTCGCCGTCGCCGTTGTGACACCCCTCGCACCCCGTCGGCGCGAAGGCCGACCGGTGCCGGTGGCAGTAGGAGCAGTCGCCGGGGTTCCCGCCCTGGGTCGGGTGCGTCGCCGTCGAGATCCCGGCGAAGCCGTGCTTGAACGAGGTGAAGTCCGGATCGTTCTGCCGGTGGCACTGCTGGCAGAGGCTGGTCTGCGGCGAGCTCAGGTTGGCGTAGCTGTTCCCGGTGTCGTCCGCGCCGGTCGAGTCGTCCGTGAAGACCAGGTTCGACTTCTCGGGCGGCCAGACCGCCGGCACCCAGTTGGGCCCCGAGCCCTCGACCAGTTCGCGCGAGACCATGTGCAGGTTCGCGTCGTCCCCGTGCGGGTCGTGGCAGTCTGCGCACTTGGGCGTGAAGCTCCAGGAATCCACCTGCGGGGTGTAGCCGGACGCGCTCATCTCCGCGCCCGTGTGGTCCTTGACCAGGCTCACCGGCCGCGCGCTGTGGCAGCCGATGCCGGTGTTCGAGCAGGTGAAGCTCCCCGGCCCGGTGCCGCCGTTCGCGGCGAGGCGGAACGGGTTCGCCCCCGAGAGGTTCGCCGTCGTGTCGTGGCCGACGGTGCTGGCGTGGCACCCGGCGCACGCCACCGACTTGGCCCCGTGCCCCCGCGTCTCCCACTCACCGCCCACGGCGTTGCTGATCTTGGACTGGCTGGAGCCGTCCCAGTGGAACTCGTTCACGTCCGACGCGGCCCTGGCCCCCGCAACCTGCGCGTGGCAGTCGCCGCAGGCGATCGGCCCGGCCAGGCCCCACGAGACGCCGCTGGCCCCGCCGTGGCAGTTGATACTGTTGCAGCTGCCCGCGGCGGGGGCGAACTGCCACAGCGTCGAGGCCGCGCCGCTGGGGGCAACGTCATAGGTGCGGTTGACGTGGTTCGCGATCGCCACGACGCTCGTATTGTCGTGCACCGTCAGCCAGTGACAGACGGCGCAGCCGTAGCCATTGGTGTTCGGCGTGGCGGCGGGGTCGCCGGTCCCGGTGTGGATCGGGTGCTTGTTCGCCTTGGGCGTGCCGTTTGGGGAGATCCCGTTGTTTGGGTAGGGCGGGGCGGGGTCGTCAGTCCCGTTGCCATGGCAGTTCCAGCAGCCGCCGCCGGTCTGGTCCCACGCGAGTTGCACCGCGGGAGCGGCGCTGCCGCCCGGGGCGCTGTCGTAGGGGGCCGTCCGGTCCGCGCCGTTGCTGTGGCAGTAGGTCGCGGCGCACGCGCCGAACCCCGTGCCGGTCGTGGTGTCGCCGTCGTAGGAGCTGTTCACATGGACCCGCGGGTCGATGGCGCCGTTGAAGAAGATCTCCGAGGACCTGCTCACGTGCAGCGCGACGCTCTGGATCGTCGTGCCGTCCTGCGTCGTCCCGTAGTGGCAGACGGCGCAGCCGATCGCGTACCCGGCTCCGTTGCCGGCGTGCTTCGCGTGCGCCTGGGCACCGGGCGGCGCCGCCGCGGTGTAGCGGTGGCAGGTGCCGCAGTTGGCGGTCGCCGCATTGCCCCAGGCCGGCGTGGTGTTGGTCCCCTGGTCGGCCGCGGGGAAGCGGCCGGTGTCATCGCCGTGGCAGTAGAGATTGCTGCAGGTCTGCGCCCCCTCGTCGTAAGAGGGCGAGTCCTGAGTCCGGTCCGCCGGGTTCGTCGCGGCCGGGTTCCAGGTGCCGTTGAAGCGGACCTGCACCATCGCCTGGGTGACGCCCGACCAGGCGTCGCCCGCGTTGAGCTCGCGGTCGTTGTGGCTGCTCTGGTAGTGGCAGAACGAGCAGTTGAAGATGGCGCCGTAGTTGGGGACCGGCGCGGTCTCGCCATTGGGCACGCCCACGTGCTGGTCGTGCGAGGCGCTGAGGCGGTGCGTCGCCGGCGCGCTTTGCTCGCGGTACGTCGGCAGCGCCCCGAGGTTGTCCTTGCCCGGATAGGTGTGGCAGGCGTTGCAGTCCACCGGCATGAAGCCGTCGATCGTGTCGATGTTCGTGGTGTTGCGCGGGTAGTCCTGGTTGTGGGTGTGGCAGGTCGAGCAGTTGGTGCCGCGCTCGTCGTTGGTGTAGGCCATGTTCCAGTCGTCGTGCGAGCCGTTCGCGGCGTTGGTGTACGTCATGGAGTACCCGGGGTTGTTCGAGTTCCTGTGGCACACGACGCAGAGGGCGGTGCCCTCCGGCGCCACGCCGTCGCTGAAGGAGAACGGCCCCGTGAGCGCCTCGAATCGCACGCCGCTGGCGACGGTGTCCGTCCCGGGGTCGGAAGGCGTGTTCACGACGATGTTCGGCGAGATCATCTGGATGTTATAGCCGGCGCCGTTGTACGTCATCCCGTGGGGCTCGTGGCACTGCTCGCACTGCAGCGCGAACGCCCCGGGCTCGATGAACGAATGGTTGTTGTTGCCGTGGGAATTGACCGCGCGGTTGCGCTCAACCTGCGCCGAGGGGGGCGTGGTCTTCGCCGTCGCGTGGCAGGCCCGGCAGACCTCGCGGACCGTGCCCGGGCTCTGCCCGTTGACGATGATCGCGATGCGGTTCCCGGGACGCAGGCCCGTGTCGTTGGAGCCGTTGATGTGCGGGGCGCTCGCGTCGTGGCACTCGGTGCAGAGCAGCGCCGCCGCGGGGTTCGTCGCCAGCGCGTAGGCGCCGTCGGCCGCGGAGCGGTTGTGCCCGCGCACCTCGGCGCCGTAGTTGAGGTCGTCGCCGAGCAGGTCGGGCGCCTTGAGCCCGGTGCCGTTCGGGTAGGTCGTGGCGCCGGTCAACGCCGGGTTGTGGCAGGTCACGCACGGGAGCTTGAAGGCCTGATCGACCCAGTTGATCTTGGCCAGCGCCGCGCCCGCGCCGGTGAGCACCGCCGGCCCCGCGACGTTGGCGGTCACCTCCAGCGTCGAGTGACAGTAGCTGCAGCGGTCGGTCTCGGCGGCGGTCGGGGTCGTCACGGCCTGCGTGCCGAGCAGCGAGAAGGCCGGGGACGCGGCGATGTTCCTGAACTCGGCCGAGCCGTCCACGTGTGTCGCGGTCGTGCGCTGGTAGTCGGTGTGGCAGCCGGTGGTCGCCGTGCCCAGGCAGGAGGTCTGCGGCGTGCCCGGGGGCTGCGCGAAGTGCGGCCCCCACGTGTCGTTGAGGTGCACGGGGTGGTTGCCCGTGGCGAAGACGTCGAGGCCGCCCGGGTTCACGGCATCGGAGCCGTTGGCGTCGTGGCAGGAGCCGCAGTAGACGCCCGCGGAATTGTCCCACGCCGGCGTGACGTTCCCGCCGTCCCAGCCCCCCGGCGGCGGCCCGGGGTTGTCGCCGCCGTGACAGTAGAGCAGGCTGCAGGTGGCGTTGTAGGTGCCGTCCTTGTAGGCGAACGCGGTGCCCTTGGCGTAGGCGCCGTTGCCGTCGCCACGCTTCGCCTCGAGCGAGGCCGCGTTGGTCCAGACCATGTCGATCTTGCCGTTGCCGTGGCCCGGGGCGCCGGTGTTGTTCGCGTGGCACTCGTAGCATTGATAGGACTTGCCGGCGGGCACGTTGGTCCCGTTCACGTGCGTGGCGTGGGCGTTCGTGTAGGTCCC
Proteins encoded in this region:
- a CDS encoding CxxxxCH/CxxCH domain-containing protein — translated: MRREDRQHEGGRYRRIAQTAMPWLPAVMALAWLLAGEVRPAAALHYVQEGLGCYSCHTLDAEEGEPNTSFINRTSRTVIDMKVAYNPVTPTVPAQFGCTYCHNIGTRNSMKAVLGHFSGKASMHPVGKNFATGVDTSHEYTSTWGTSYQNELDCVDCHDVEGLGDGRDDVSTPGVDESTDGNPATSGLSAEFGNKYPEHGRAAYAYNPYMLRSVTAANQYDPLCRVCHGNTAPRVKGTGAANDVHLNATSAHADGVPVGSGGSGPIVEDDGTQLKTTAAGGNDQCRSCHDTHYSSKQKLFNDGHEHVNGTGALETALDVGTDCTSACHYPGDAAGYTGDGPGQNTFTRHGHGMPTSSTGRTLNFGCGNCHTVNAQHDSPYTDTRAGKMFASVPDPQLSSYGKSQRSICYTCHGEKIAHNPGGSSVGCVDCHDEHAEGVGATSNIMMIPQQLPNRSTGSTELTIFEHNSNTTDFDYYINDNSAPHVSAAGICDNGVCHAGVKSQDGTDVTPLSTLMSNNHHSGQDQLPLSSCTGCHDHDDTTTGGSFGGAGGTCNSCHGYPPNSLGTGVADYYLVDPYYNEGRTPHQRHAGLPTGVSPGYNFSCRMCHYQGTNGLTHRSSPNTYRSIWFDPSWNPSATAFNPADPVPQATPNYTWDPAANGFRCSQIYCHSNGSSTSAVGTAVWMTGFNTPDYFVNDLKCDACHGDGNGDGVGRWYPNDAAGNHARHVGKNVGCENCHYTTTTDGTTINVSSGQHVDRTKDVSAGGHFNGTAAANAVTFGWTEASKTCDNVSCHSGRRFTAAPITWNTVPTANSCTDCHNNGTADGNLANSWPATSPTADEHPLHAGTQSAPTLGYAYACTNCHPNNRWDGGTSTFIHENLDKSTNVVFDGNFVAGGTFDASASTCSTTYCHGNGTTWVPDWDDRLYRDAGANTRAPYCDACHGTAGLTTGRPNSPAAGGRHTGTAHAALACTSCHPNDNANHALHAQGPAQSSPVRSDAGMAATVDTAPYWRAGTASTDQGFLWTGGTCGDMTTGCHPAAAWGQPAGCALCHGNRVAGTAWPDGTVPPWPDANPSPPPRGSYYFDDDAGSHETHIAALRAREGFTLSQADQTAMCAYCHPAPGSALHRNNSAGVPTNPVNRVDVLNDSYAGNAGTFGRIDAAADLTMTLDGHTAAAYNNTARTCSASDCHYEKPTPSPSSIPAYASGWDSGDSVAPNCESCHFTRGVVNSVTYPTRAYVHGNATANFADGDLPDAHITHVGGIAPPSAWQGLDYPCAYCHDVTGYTTAHVDGSIGLSPAGSPNRNFDGNTTDEAMTPTSTAVKYGTGANTTCTNLYCHGADFGALTQGIDVSPVWNSYTTGSCGDCHDVDTENDDTFKQPLTQGAHATHMAGKTGNPSWGPGIQTHANRCNICHGSYTLTGSCENCHGGSPGGDEPGTAPDQGRADFPSRSHVNGSFALDFEGLDRNGRDAFYALGYAQPGTVATLASTDVCNRCHSTATVGGSVGATVAKTNWPTATRITDCLLCHNTASPATQYADGTGTAAPAKDSFYAANGHGNSAAFSATLHGQSGPGYACQICHTENAQHITGALGQTRLETIPAESPALAYTTTNSEFCLGCHKVGGTGVTLPNAGGTPTLYNSVAKATVHSGGVNNHYNTNGLAPQAFPAYGDSASAYATNPGYQCDACHDPHGTPKVAMVLPTLDGHLGGTSNPVAVSGFASGAGDLTGLDPTTGTNDGVCDACHRGSGDTMAHPDTTPPGEAVNGNHFQGRTGSACMACHSHSESFQGSCARCHGNETTGQIWPDGNPANNSGQTPQNAYADTEVGSHTAHIALLVAKENFSATSPEDQIAMCAYCHPNPGGIGHETNTTGSPATQVDLINDGFNVGTYKRIDGVSDLAGANDVHTNGTYNQGTKTCSGMDCHYEKPTPAYGPGAGTVGWDGGNENTPSCATCHTDDSTYNAGDLPNAHAKHVDEIADGGYNFACAQCHPAWASTQHLNGAVDIAFTPGSTTGEPGGVLGSQSGSDLVVKYGQTDGGATFRYATCIGLYCHGADSPFPASNGGSDTTPVWDTPSTGACGTCHGRTAAAPPRSNAHIVHAGNTAQVPAGYSLACNLCHYATTTNGTSVTSLPAHVNYSADVAFDGSDARLHTNSSAPPVSAYLGDAVVGSGFGACNNTYCHSPGTDRTKPFTIAPNTAVAWNVSGATCAVCHGAPPAYADGTSVEGTPKANKHARHEAQGYTECLTCHSATVSGNSAIASPGGFVVHVNATYNAAPNAANGALNTFTYSAGTCSTTNCHGGNSVAWSATTMSCDICHGESGGSPVDGDVNNFAMRDWTQSKVDAAGSVAEYGAAGHGVKGVACSGCHSSAVNHDATGAPGSNTLPGSNPFRLIDQDGNSGNGVQFSCTWGGDAGQCHDGSPTLSVGAVHNHSSTDMVNAGYTPQVNTWGFTPQCLSCHDPHGDQATGQATGNLAMIQRELYETAFNVPAGPPPAAPTEQTDLVFTNLTGVASGSYAWTNTATPNFSGVCQECHETADPDFPSFRDGVSASVLPHPDAGGNPGDCVACHPHSGGFRPPGCSDCHGNATNGTYWPDGSTSHQANHAGRHPLHIQQIAARLSLIPPYNDTQQKQMCEYCHAAVTNDDDHGSTAALPAEVFVNTVGGTPTRFAKRIWSGGADADAAYDIAAGGTCATVDCHNNKTTTNTPGVDFSWNGNTTNNTTACVMCHTDVTTETTHTAHTNGSATFGYGVICSDCHNEAIAFGSPGTPPSANHLNGSFTAGSTTVRGGTFTVNYTGFAYPGTKGTCGTNICHTSGYLTGSLVPPRTAAYSWGTTIAGCQACHEDTAALASYSHPAHLTTTTGGGAQCGDCHTAGSAVTHLNASVNFGGAVITADAVYTGDRRINVGATFGTCGLNTCHNNGQAANADSAYTWGTVLGGGTNSCSECHGTAASMTTQAHPAHLAASALFGRTIGCTDCHGLSAQTATTHANGTVNFRAGGVAFTYGAAADAVVAAGGGTFGSCGTNACHNNGSAGAPNVNPYAWDSAQANCTLCHQDGAGMVTNAHDEHLRYPVAPCTECHASATAATHINQSVNLSAANVGYSRGAAVALGGPASGTCTTANCHNRGAAQSAAWNTTGDLACDACHYWSAVPTVSGDTGH